A part of Myxococcus stipitatus genomic DNA contains:
- a CDS encoding PRC-barrel domain-containing protein — protein MRFSERIHPGRTVVAAGGEQIGVVEALFIDGETWKVEGLQVKLGSDAADQLGAFWNFFHAGRIELPTRIVQSVSDTVVLSVSVDELRQVLPLESTQRSHGAQP, from the coding sequence ATGCGATTTTCTGAGCGTATCCACCCAGGTCGCACCGTTGTGGCAGCAGGGGGGGAACAGATAGGCGTCGTGGAGGCCCTGTTCATTGACGGTGAGACCTGGAAGGTCGAGGGGCTTCAAGTGAAGCTGGGCTCCGACGCCGCCGACCAGCTTGGAGCGTTCTGGAATTTCTTCCACGCCGGCCGGATCGAGCTGCCGACCCGCATCGTCCAGTCAGTCAGCGACACCGTCGTGCTTTCGGTCTCGGTGGACGAGCTTCGCCAGGTACTGCCGTTGGAGTCGACACAGCGCTCACACGGAGCGCAGCCCTAG
- a CDS encoding sensor histidine kinase, which produces MASVAENIRRHREEIIHEWSEQAARAASARGLDGPEFKNIMPSYLASLADEEGLPGAHASARKAHIESHVAARLRQGFNVAEVIEEFAILGRCITHVWANASPEDRPSARDVERLFTELHGASTAVAELFSQHLLEDEQTEKRYLRLLQKGASEALMEESTSLHHHLKGALELIVEAMDAQSAAVLLYEVEGERLVTAAATGMASEHLENYATSMSPASFPGMVAAGGEETSSVLDAGTTPLELSPLLRQSGLRSLLGVRLPPHRALMGVMFVGFTEVREFTAREKARLLSLGQQLSVHLDNAKLYSKLREKIQALQVERGLREHFVSVLAHDLRGPLSAAKSGAQLLLRHPERLDQRRDLALRIERSIERTDQMVRDLLDANRIQAGQRLPLRLDTCDLGGVAREVVEELIALHGDRFVLHAEERVRGVWSAEELRRALWNLGSNAIKYGSATDPITVTVTRTGDTARAAVHNRGPVIALADQERIFKPFTRTHSAQESSSKGWGLGLTLVWGCAQAHGGTVTVQSDAATGTTFTLALPLDARPYQPREP; this is translated from the coding sequence ATGGCAAGTGTCGCGGAGAACATTCGTCGGCATCGTGAGGAGATCATCCACGAATGGTCCGAGCAGGCCGCCCGCGCTGCGTCCGCACGAGGGCTGGATGGGCCTGAGTTCAAGAACATCATGCCTTCGTATCTAGCCTCACTCGCCGACGAGGAAGGGCTCCCAGGTGCGCACGCCAGCGCCCGGAAAGCGCACATTGAAAGCCACGTGGCCGCCCGCCTCCGGCAGGGCTTCAATGTGGCGGAGGTCATCGAGGAGTTCGCCATCCTAGGACGATGCATCACCCACGTGTGGGCGAACGCTTCGCCCGAGGACCGTCCCAGCGCCCGGGACGTGGAGCGCCTCTTCACCGAGCTGCATGGCGCATCCACCGCCGTGGCGGAACTCTTCAGTCAGCATCTGCTGGAGGACGAGCAGACGGAGAAGCGCTACTTGCGGCTCCTCCAGAAGGGAGCCAGCGAAGCGCTCATGGAGGAGTCGACGTCCCTCCATCACCACTTGAAGGGAGCCCTTGAATTGATCGTCGAGGCCATGGACGCTCAGAGCGCGGCCGTGCTCCTGTATGAAGTCGAAGGGGAAAGGCTCGTGACCGCGGCCGCCACGGGAATGGCGAGCGAGCACTTGGAGAATTACGCGACCTCGATGAGTCCTGCGTCCTTTCCCGGAATGGTTGCCGCTGGAGGTGAGGAGACCAGTTCGGTCCTGGATGCCGGGACGACGCCGCTTGAGCTGAGCCCTCTGCTTCGCCAGAGCGGGCTGCGTTCGCTGCTCGGGGTTCGACTCCCCCCCCACCGCGCGCTGATGGGCGTCATGTTTGTCGGCTTTACCGAGGTCCGGGAGTTCACCGCTCGGGAGAAGGCACGGCTGCTCTCGCTGGGACAACAGCTCAGCGTCCACCTGGACAACGCCAAGCTGTACTCGAAGCTGCGTGAGAAGATCCAAGCGCTGCAGGTCGAACGAGGCCTTCGCGAACACTTCGTCTCGGTGCTCGCCCATGACCTTCGCGGACCGCTGTCGGCGGCGAAGTCGGGGGCCCAGTTGCTCCTGCGGCATCCCGAGCGCCTCGACCAACGACGAGACCTGGCACTGCGCATCGAACGGAGCATCGAGCGCACGGACCAGATGGTGCGGGACCTGCTCGACGCGAACCGCATCCAGGCAGGCCAGCGGCTCCCGCTTCGCCTCGACACCTGCGACCTGGGCGGCGTCGCCCGGGAGGTGGTCGAAGAGTTGATTGCGCTCCATGGTGACCGCTTCGTGCTCCATGCGGAGGAGCGGGTCCGGGGAGTCTGGAGCGCGGAGGAGCTCCGCCGCGCGCTCTGGAACCTGGGCAGCAACGCCATCAAGTACGGTTCCGCCACGGACCCCATCACCGTCACCGTCACCCGGACCGGGGACACGGCGCGAGCGGCCGTCCACAACCGGGGGCCTGTCATCGCGCTTGCGGACCAGGAACGGATTTTCAAGCCTTTCACCCGGACCCACTCCGCGCAGGAGAGTTCTTCGAAGGGGTGGGGGCTTGGACTGACGCTCGTCTGGGGGTGTGCGCAAGCACACGGAGGAACCGTCACGGTCCAGAGTGACGCCGCGACGGGAACGACCTTCACCCTCGCGCTGCCGCTGGACGCCCGGCCCTACCAGCCTCGCGAGCCGTGA
- a CDS encoding AsmA family protein: MGAAVALTIATVAIKPSWLGERLRAQIEAVATRSLGRKVTIEKLEAHLLPTPGATITNFRAEGADTEPPFLEASRVTATVQLWPFVRSLGKDVRVGSVRLLEPTLNLVHHEDGSWNHETLGHLPEGPSGASGEASGSNTAIEHLRIRDGVVRVMDQEVEGRPAVVALQNIDVDLNHIGRGQPLQGKVRMAVAAPKQNVELDLKVDALPQGLPQAGQPWPRATARLRAKDVSVSAFRRFLPASTTEYFTGGALDVDAELKTDQGQYVLSGHGSAKRLRLRGDPANGSFAFDSRIDPSRPKAVKVAFTRIALSGPGVELGGTASVLLEPARVRFSLAGRELDLGHLLGAMPPRSAPDEARPSNTPLISKRTGIGKVDVTGTLRIATLRHGALTASDVDVQATLDDGALLLKRGTANVYGGRANLTGSRVDFTKAQPVWSLKATLDGMDTAKAFEALAGHASLQGAASADLQLSGAGLDWERVRDQMTGTGTLRLREGVYTPADLGETVAPAVAQGLEALGKKGASESVRKAGQGTRLKDLDARFRIQDGWASFTQPMAFDSDLGRGTLDGRVSLDERLELQGAIQASQQFVSQLTHGAVPLGAPISVPITITGTVKDPQVKAGGPTGIAQGLLPAVPVPKELKGPANQARKGLKDLFQKRPREKR; the protein is encoded by the coding sequence GTGGGCGCGGCAGTTGCGCTGACCATCGCGACCGTGGCCATCAAGCCTTCATGGCTCGGCGAGCGGCTGCGCGCACAGATCGAGGCAGTGGCAACGCGCTCGCTGGGCCGCAAGGTGACCATCGAGAAGCTCGAAGCGCACCTGCTCCCCACGCCCGGCGCCACCATCACGAACTTCCGTGCCGAGGGAGCGGACACCGAGCCACCCTTCCTCGAAGCCTCCCGCGTCACGGCGACCGTCCAGCTCTGGCCTTTCGTGCGGAGCCTGGGCAAGGACGTGCGTGTTGGCTCGGTGCGACTCCTGGAACCCACGCTGAACCTGGTTCACCACGAGGACGGCTCCTGGAACCACGAGACGCTCGGACATCTGCCCGAGGGCCCTTCTGGAGCATCGGGCGAAGCATCGGGAAGCAACACGGCCATCGAGCACCTGCGCATCCGTGATGGCGTGGTGCGCGTGATGGACCAGGAGGTGGAGGGAAGGCCCGCGGTGGTCGCCCTCCAGAACATCGACGTGGACCTGAATCATATCGGGCGGGGCCAGCCGCTCCAGGGCAAGGTGCGGATGGCGGTGGCTGCTCCCAAACAGAACGTGGAACTGGACCTGAAGGTCGATGCGCTCCCGCAAGGCCTGCCTCAGGCCGGGCAGCCCTGGCCCCGGGCGACAGCACGCCTGCGGGCCAAGGACGTGTCCGTGAGCGCGTTCCGTCGTTTCCTCCCGGCCTCCACGACGGAGTATTTCACCGGAGGAGCGTTGGACGTCGACGCGGAGCTGAAGACCGATCAAGGCCAGTACGTGCTCTCGGGACATGGCTCGGCGAAGCGGCTGAGGCTGCGAGGAGATCCGGCGAACGGCTCGTTTGCCTTCGACTCGCGCATCGACCCGAGCCGGCCGAAGGCGGTGAAGGTGGCGTTCACGCGAATTGCCCTGTCGGGCCCTGGAGTCGAACTGGGAGGAACCGCGTCCGTACTCCTGGAACCCGCGCGCGTCCGCTTCTCCCTGGCGGGCAGGGAACTGGATCTGGGCCACCTGCTCGGAGCGATGCCACCGCGCTCCGCCCCGGATGAGGCGCGCCCCTCCAACACGCCGCTCATCTCGAAGCGCACCGGGATTGGGAAGGTGGACGTGACTGGAACGCTCCGCATCGCGACCCTGCGCCATGGCGCGCTGACCGCATCAGACGTCGACGTCCAGGCGACACTGGACGATGGCGCCCTCCTGCTCAAGCGAGGCACCGCGAATGTGTACGGCGGACGCGCGAATCTCACCGGCTCTCGCGTGGACTTCACGAAGGCGCAGCCCGTGTGGTCGCTCAAGGCGACGCTGGACGGAATGGACACCGCCAAGGCCTTCGAGGCTCTCGCGGGACACGCCTCGCTCCAGGGCGCGGCCAGCGCTGACCTCCAGCTCTCCGGAGCGGGCTTGGACTGGGAGCGGGTCCGCGACCAGATGACCGGCACGGGGACCCTGCGGCTGCGGGAGGGCGTCTACACGCCGGCGGACCTGGGCGAGACGGTGGCTCCCGCCGTCGCGCAGGGGCTGGAGGCACTGGGAAAGAAGGGAGCCTCCGAGTCCGTGCGGAAGGCGGGGCAAGGCACGCGACTCAAGGACCTGGACGCGCGCTTCCGCATCCAGGATGGCTGGGCATCCTTCACCCAGCCCATGGCGTTCGATTCGGACCTGGGAAGGGGGACACTGGACGGACGGGTGTCATTGGATGAGCGCCTGGAGCTGCAGGGAGCGATTCAGGCATCCCAGCAGTTCGTGTCCCAGCTCACCCACGGCGCGGTCCCCCTCGGGGCCCCGATCTCGGTTCCCATCACCATCACGGGCACGGTGAAGGACCCCCAGGTGAAGGCCGGCGGCCCCACGGGCATCGCGCAGGGACTCCTGCCGGCGGTGCCCGTGCCGAAGGAGCTCAAGGGCCCTGCGAACCAGGCGCGCAAGGGCCTGAAGGACCTCTTCCAGAAGCGGCCACGCGAGAAGAGGTGA